Within Citrus sinensis cultivar Valencia sweet orange chromosome 1, DVS_A1.0, whole genome shotgun sequence, the genomic segment atcaaaataaaacaactgtGATAGCTTACTTTACCTTTTCCTGCAAAGATATTCTCTGAAGAAAAAGTCTGGCAGGCTGGTGCTGAGTCAGGTAAGTGTTCAAAAACAGCAAGCAACAAAGGGGGCTTCAACAAGCATCCATCAGTGGTAGCAGATGATTTTTGGCTATTTTCATCCTCTGCGATATCTTCAACGTCATCTTCAGCTGATAATTTCAACTCTCCTACAATATCTGTCAATGGTGACAAATCTTCCTCTCTAATGATATGCAAGACATGCCTCACAATGTTCCCGACCGCGAGCTCTGCAATCCCATCCATTCAACATTTCATTAGAATATAAGGTACAAACTGATTCTTGGTCTTCAAACAAACACAATCAAATATCTCCTAAGTATCCTAATCTATATTCTTAGGTTGACAGGTGTTGTGCTCTCCCCATCAATGGAATATCCAATTCAAAGCTTCAACACAACACCAATCCCTAATCTAACACTTGAAAGTGAAACCAAGTTCCTTGCGCGACAAGTTACTGTAAGTCCAAGTGCTCTAATTACTTATATTCACCATTCAGCATCCTACTCCAAATACTTGGATGAATTGTATCGCGACAAAAGCAATACCAAAGCAAACTGCACCTAAAAGAAGCACTTACCAACGGGATTAGCAGCAATGAGCTGCTCACCAACTCTCCTCACTGCCTCAATGAGAGATGCCGCGCCACTTGCAGTCGGCTCCTTGTGTTGTAAGATCACTGCACGTAGTAACTCCGCCGTGAGCCTAGCTGTTTCATATGAACCTTGAACTCTTCTGCCAGAGTGAATTAAATTCGAATAAGAGCCAGAGTGACTTTTTCTCATCTTATATactaaaatgtaattaaattccATAAACAACACACAGAAATAAATTTCCATGAAAAGTTATTACTCACAATGCTCATATAACACAGAAAAAATTGAACTCCCGTTGGTGTTATGTAAAAACTAAAACGCGCTTCAAACTatcaaaataagttttttaagaAGCACTTTCACAAAAGAACTTCCAAAAAGCAATAATGTATACAGAAGATACTAAAAACTGACCGTTTTCGAAGCTTGGAGGGTAAGTCACTCACGAGAGCTTGAATGTCTGGCATTTTTTAACCTATTAATAtcccctaaaaaaaaaaaaaaaaactgaccACAATAATCAATGAGACAATGAGATCGTAAAAaactgttaaaaaaataacgagaaaataaattgaaaaagaaacaagaacacgaataagaatttatttaaataaataaataaaaagctttaGAGCTTACCTTAACAAAGCTATACTTGTACAGATTGCACTAACAAAGTTGAGGGGcgaaaagaatttcaatatCAGATATAAATACTGCAcagagagatttttttttttttttggaacgAGAAAggtgtaaaattaattaaaattggaaatagAGGCAGTGATTTTAGGGTTTAACGTTTAAGATCCAAGCactcttaatttcttaatctcgttaattattttaattccgAATATCTATCTTATCTTAATTTCATTCTAaggtttattttgttaatatatatatatatatcttgcGTTATACggaattgaatttgaacttgactaattgaattaatttagaagaaaattaaatatattaataataatttattaatattagatatttaaaaaaattatctaaattaGATTAGAATTAAGTACTGCGTAGAGTTGTTGTTGGGCACCTAATCAATGgtcatgatttgttttttatttttatctgtttcattcaaaatttcaaattgtcaAACAACTATTAATAAGGAAACAACTCAGTTAAACATtgaattaactaaataaaatttatattatcagTTGTATATTCATACTATTAACCGATTGAGTTATTCAAATCAATTGattgaactttaatttttgaccttttttttatacattattTATCACGATCAGTTTGTTCCCTCATTGAATCGCGTTGCCTTAGGCGCCAAATCCCACTCTCTTGGCCCTAAGTCAGCCAACCTTACACACTCAAAACGTTGCTGGATTTGAAAGTAAGAAAGAGTACTTACTCAAACTCTCTCAAGATGAGAGGAAAAAACTTTAATTGCTCAAAGGAAAACttacaatattttatgtaatgtATCATGTAGGTGCAAGATTTCTTGTGTGTTTCTTGTGCGTGTCGGCCAAATTAGGCTCTCCTATTTGTAGAGTATAAAGGTGGCTTAGAACCATCACCACTACCACGTAACTCATTAATTACATGGAATTATTTACAGGCTATCACATGCACTACATGAGTGCAGAGAGCCTCCATGATTTTAGATCCGTCATGGGTGGCGGCACACATCAAGGCTTGATGAAATGCTTGGAGCGTTACACATGGCAGTAACAGATTTACTGCAGAGTAAACATTAAATGACATCTTTAGAATCTGAACACAAGATGCAATTTATTATCTGCTTGAGAGTAGTGTTAAAATTAGGAATTAAGTGCAATATCACATGCCAATATCGCTCACTATGTAAGTCACTCACCGGACCATCATCGGAAACAATGGAAAATGACAAactaaaatacaatttttcttttcaatttcaataatgCTCGGCATCCTATGAATTTACCTCCAACTTGACTCCCAACTGATATATAACTTTCAACTATTAGAtgtttgaatattaattttacagATTTATAATCCACCAGGTGCTTGACACATAATAGTTAAGACTCAAATTGAGACTCAACTATTGAAATTTCTTGCGGcttcaaattttttctatcaacaacccaaaaaaaaaaaaaaaaacactactAGGTTACATGATAAAGTTACATGCACTTACTCTAAATCCCcgaaaatgataataagacaataaataatttacattcGCACAAACATCGACAAAGTTATGCAGTAATTCATCTAAAGGGTTCAACTGGTGCAGATTCTTCAAGAAGAGCAGCAGCTTCAAAGCATTCGACAGCTTCCAGTGCGGATGCACCAGCATAAGTCTTGTAGAGCAGCCCGAGGTTGTACCAAGCTGTGGTGTTAGTTCTGTCAAGTCGAAGTGCATCAGTGAGAAAGCATCTTATTGTCGCCATTGATTCACCACCAATCTGTCTGAGGACACGGGCAATGGATACCAAGCTTGGGACATGGTTTGGTTCAGCATCTAATGCTTTCCTGAATGATACCAAAGCTTCCTGCTGAAGGCCTTTTGCTTCATATAGTAAACCTAACAAGtttgaataaattaagtaatttgcttaaaattctatttatgTGTGAGCATTGTAATAAATAACAGAAGCATAAATTTTCAGGAACTATCATAGTACGATAAAAATGTAAGCTTCCAGataaacattaaagaaaaCCATCAGGGATGCGAAGGGCAAAACTGGTAAATGGAACATATTTACTATACCTGTGGAGTGCCATCCCGAAGCAGAATAAGGATTGATAGCCTTCGATTTGGAAAGACAGACTTCAGCATCCCGCCACTGAGACAAGCTGGTATAAACATTAGCTAGATCATGCCACGTTTCCATTTCCAAACTTCTATCATGGTTTTGCCTATTCTGTGAGAGGACAAGGAATCATCGAAGTTATCAGTCAAACAATTGTTTGTCTTGTAAGCTTACAAGAATTAACTGGTATGCAGGATTCAAGTTAAGCCTTACAAAGTCCATCCTCCTGAATAAGAAACTTTCATATCACCCTAAATATTTGTAAATGtagaaaataatgaaggaaATAGAATTTTATATCTCTCCATTTGTTGAAAATTAGTTGAGTCCATTGCTTAAAATTAACTACTGAATTTTCACGATGTGTTATATGGTGCAAAGTGACCAGTAAAGAAATGGAATACACAACACAATCCCTTCCTATATCAGTGTTAATTGCATATACTTGATGATGATACtgtgttaaataaaatcaaatgtaTGCTCAATGATATATTCTGCCTCAATGGCTAGTGTCAAACTTTCATCCATACGGCCTGATTTTTATCGAGGCTATAATATGAAGGACCAGCAAGCTGTTGGCACAACTAAATTTTGGCAagtgaaaagaataaaaaaaacatcTTTACAGTAACAGTAACGCTCAGCATTTCACAGATGATTTAACAAATCATTTCTAAAACTATTAGCACTTTTCCATTTAGTTCGTAAATTATGGATGTTTTTAAACAACTCAGAAAAGGAAAAGTCCCAAATATAAGAGTTGTCAACTACATGGAATCAGCAATATGAAAGATACTGATATGATGCATTCCATCCAATGATCAGATACCATCATAAAAACCAAAACAGATCATAAATTCCATACCTTCACGAGGTTCTTCCCTGCACTAAAGCTTTTTTTCCGAAATTGGAGAACAGCGAGAAGATTTACATATGTTTCTATGGCATTTTTTAGACGGCCCTGTGCTATCTGGAGTTTAGCTTTAGTTCGCAAAAGTTCTCCTTGGTCCCACTTCCCAGTCTGGTCTAAAGAATCATTAATCACAGACTCTGCATCAGCAAACTGTTTCCGAGCTGACAACACTCTAGCCAAAAGGAGATATCCCTTAACATTAGACCGAGCCTCAAGATTCAGCAGCTGCTTTGCATAATACAGTGCAACATCCAACTTCCTCTGCTCAGCATTTTCCAGGCAAAGATGGTATATAATATATGGATCTCTTTCTCTCATTGTTTTCTCAGCAGTCTCCAGTGCTACAAGTGCCTGAGACTGTTTCAAAATCCTCTTAGAATCAGAAACAACAGATCTGGATTGAGATGACAGTAAAACACCCAGTAAGCAGTTTGCAATGCTAGCCATCTGCCTACACTTCCCCTGCAACATGGAAAGCGCTTTGCGAGCATAAGTTATCCCTTCTTCAATGCATACCTTGTTCTCAGCACAAATCTTTGAGGCCACCAATAATTCCAGATTGCAGTCTGAATTTTCTCCAGGATCCAACAAGTTTCTCAAAAGATTCAAAGCAACCATGTGCTCACCTTCTCCCAAGTAACAAAGAGCTAGAGTGCaatatctttttttgtttcccaTGACCCCTGGGAGCAACTCTTCAACCTGATGGGCCAAAGTCCATAATTCCCCTGAAACAGACAGGGCAAACGAGAGGTGATCTATAATTGATGGGTCCCATTCAATTTTTCCcagaacaatttttttcagtAAAATCAGTAGCAAGAGAACAGCCTCTTCAATATTGTTTCTTGGCACAAAAGACAACTCCATCTGTAAACGTAGATTTGGAGGGCTTGCATCAGTACCGctgtataaaagaaaaactgcaaatttcttttctatccTTGCCGTGGTTTCGATGTCAAGATTCCAATAATAGAGGAGGGCCCGCCGATATGACAAAATAGTTTCGTCTGGATCCCCAGCAAGTTTATATAATTCCGGAAGCAATTCAACAGCTTTGTTTAGAGTCCCTTGTAATTTACAATCTATAGACTGGTTTCCAGGTAGGCCTTCAGGTAACGCGTGTTCAACAGTGTCCAAAATAACTTTGCATGATTGACAAGCCTCTAGAAAGCAGGCCACGAAGAAATGTTAGGCATGCAGTGTTATAAGTGATATTTTGTGTTATAAGTGATATTTTCCATCTAAAgtcttataaattttgttccaCTGCAGGTGTCTCCATTTACTGAAGAGAgacaaatgaaaaacaaatgaaagtcTGTTTCTGAATTCTTGAAATCTAACTCTTGCTTCTTGATggttataaaatatgtataaataccCAACTtggtaaaagaaaatagtaagCAGATTCAGACTCGTCGCATTAATTATACAATTCCagaagaataaaacattgttGTCACATGCATGACAATTCTGTTGACACATAAAGAACTGTTTCTCACCAAACTTATCCCCTGACTTGAAAACTTATATGACAAGGTGaatgaaagataaaagaactgaaaaaataatgaaggaTAAACTatgaactaaaaaaaaaatgaaggataaACTATGATAGGAAGGGAGATAACAGATGAATGACGTACCTTCAAACCTTCCAAGACCCTGCAATGACTttgttttgagaaaaattGCTTCAAGAAGTAAACTCACAGCATGCATAGACATGGGTGGTGCAGCATCACTTTGTGAACGGCGCCGATTTTGATCACATCTTCTAGAAAGGGAAACTTTCATCCGGGAAGTCACAGCTGTTACATCTATCCCTTCAAATACATGAAGTGCAGCTTCTATGCTTCCTTTTTGAAATTCAAGCCTTCCTAGTAACGCTCTAGCTTCCTAAAATTAAGAGGACTGCTTAGTTTCATGACATATTGTGAAAATATCACACTAAATTTAAGCAAATCAAAGGCCACGGTGAAACATTGAACATCACGCCAACCACCCAAATAACAAAGAAATGCagtcattttcaaattttcatagATGCACTATTACATATGACTGCAATACTATGGACAATCAAGCACTCCCATTGTATTTGCTACTAGCATTTTAAAGCAAAATTACAGCAAAACCGTTGTAACACGTTAAGCAAAAAGATGACTTCATCATACAACACTTATTTTCACTACCTGTTGAATTTTAGCCACTATAAAGCAAAAGACATTGCTGTCACTGTCACCAATATAGAAGCATTCATTCAAAAAATGTCCATACCATAGAGGGATGCCACCCACCATGTCTGGTATCAGGATGTCATGCATAAGTTCTAACTCGCCATCTAACTGTTATTTactggtaaaaaaaaattcaatcaaacaaCGTAAGCAAATGCTTAGATGCAGGCAACCAACCTCATAGTTCAGATAGCCACTCTCACGAAGTGATGACTCTGCTTCTTCAATGTTACTATTGTCAACTTTTGCGTCCATTTCCCCAGCTCGAGACGAAAATCCACTTGCAGAATAGTCTCGAGTTGCCAGGGACTCAGATGAAGAAATTAACTCATCTACTCTTAGTTGCTCTCGAGAACAAATGCATTTTATCATCTTCCTAATCTTTGGTCGGATGCCAAATCTCTTACTGATCCAACTCTTGATTCTCATTATGTAGTGTCACACTTGAAATTCTCCTAAAGTAGCATCAACAACAAAACATAACAAACTTTTCAATCAATGTACAAACGTAATATAAATGGCTTAAGCAGCGaagaacaaaaattgaaaaatgcaaTCTTTGTCAATAAGACTTTAagaaccaaaagaaaaataaaaatcccaCCTGAAGAAAGTTCGGAATCAGTGAAACACAAAACTTACACACTAGAATAGTTCACTCTAAGAAAGAGAAGACAAAAGATGAGCAAAAACCTCAAGAGGCAAAAAGAACAGCAATACCCAGATAAATTCAGTGAATTTCACACCAGAAAACAGCAAAAACACAATCATTGGAGGCTAAAAAGGTGACAGTAAAATGAACTCATTAGAAGCATTATGAAGAAAAAGACTAATGACTCAACAAGATCAAAAATTTGCtctaagaaaaacaaaaaaaaaaaaggaaaaaagcaCCTTTTCATGGTTAAAATGCATTGACTGAGCCCACAATACATTCACTGAACTGTCcatttttctaacttttacAACAATTTTACCAAGTAAAAAAACTCTtgattttctctcttcttaaGCAAGAATCCAAAGccccatcatcatcatcatcatcgacTTGTTCTGTCTCCCCTTCTTGTAGACTTTGtgttggtttttgtttttatttttactttgttatgttgtatattattttatttatttatgtattttaaagaatttttcaagTGTGAAACTGTTGAAGCTCAGTGAGAGAATGAATGCGCATTAAATTATGAAAGCTAACTCTGGTGAGTTCTGTCTGAAAAGTGTGGACACAGACAAGATTTcgtcataaataattttttttttgttttttgttttatattttccttttcttaaaattttaatttcatttaattattaaaaaaattatccgaGTATGTGCTGGACCCACTTTGAAGCTAACTCGGTTTTCAGTCAACGGTCGGGCCCGTTACAATTGGAAAGTGCTTTCTCTCGTCGTAAAGACGCGTTTGGCTAATGATGCAATCATGCAaaagtgtattttttttttttggtgcaactattgaaagaaacaataggaaacaaaaacttgtttaggtcattttcatttgttaatGTCCTAAAAAGTgttctatttataaattataaattatgctACATATAAAAGcttttacaaaagaaaaggccaaaactgaaaatatttaagagtTCAAAAACGTTTCTTAAAAACATTATTCATGTTTTCCGAAATGTGGGGTTGATTTTAAGTCGTGCGCGCATGTTTTtaaccttttattttattttattttattttgttttactttttgaaattGTCCTTTTTACCTCTGTTtcatctaaaatattaaaaatctattatttaaGGTAAATTAAAGAGGCCCAGTTGTTATATAGCTGGCTATGGAGCGCGAGAAGTCGGTGGAGGCGTGGAGCTCTTAACATAGATTTCAAAACAATGGGCCAGTTTTTAGCCCATCAATAGTGGCCACTGGCCCGTAATTCGCAATATTTAGTGCAAAAATAACAACTATTATTCCATTGCTTATTTTAGCATCAAACtcgtaatatatatatatatatatatatatatatatatatatatataatagtagTAAATgtaaatcaaacaatttttagtataatatattatttattttagaattaatttttgtacaatTAGTTTATAGCAACTTATATGAATTTAGATTTCTAATGTATATGTGATCACAATAGATTTTGATGGTCAAAATactcggttttttttttctttttctttttccttcaagTAATCTATACGTATTCGTAGCgaaactaaatttatcaagaACCGACGTTCCCACaaaatgatatcaattattttctgTTATTCTCCTTCCAAAAAAGAGCATCTAGCATTCAAGTGGAAAAATATGACCAAGATTTTACTTGCAATAAATATGACTTTGTATTGCAATAAGTTAGAAAGAAAGAGCGtacattttgttatttgtaaGGGCATTATTACTAACATGAAATCTTTAATAAAGTCCAAATCTTTTTGAACTAGTAAATAAGAACTCAAAACACTAATATCGCTTAACAAGTTGTGCTtgtatgcatgcatgcatgcaaggTACGTGAAGCTCAATGGCGTCCAATACCACCTCCTCCGCCGCCACCGAACCCACCACCACCTcctcctccacctccacctccAAAGCCACCACCAAACCCTCCTCCAGAACCACCGCCAATGCCTCCTCCAACTCCACCACCTTTGCCAAATCCACCTCCAATGCCTCCACCTTTTCCAAAGCCGCCACCACCACCGATGCCTCCTCCACCGCCAGTACCACCTCCAAATCCACCACCTTTTCCAATTCCACCTCCAATTCCACCTCCCTTGCCGATACCACCACCAAGTCCACCGCCTTTGCCAATGCCGCCACCAACACCGCCTCCCTTGCCAATTCCTCCACCAAGTCCACCTCCTTTCCCAATCCCACCGCCAAGCCCACCACCTTTGCCAATACCGCCTCCAAGTCCACCGCCCTTTCCAATCCCACCACCAAGCCCGCCGCCTTTGCCAATCCCACCTCCAAGTCCACCTCCTTTGCCAATACCGCCTCCTAGTCCACCTCCTTTGCCAATTCCTCCACCAAATCCACCGCCTTTTCCAATCCCACCACCGAGCCCGCCACCTTTGCCAATACCTCCTCCCTTACCTATTCCTCCACCAAATCCACCACCTTTGCCAATGCCGCCACCAAGTCCCCCGCCTTTGCCAATGCCTCCACCAAGCCCACCACCTTTACCAATGCCCCCACCAACACCACCACCCTTGCCAAAACCACCTCCAGCACCCCCACCAACACCATGCCCACCTCCTAATCCACCACCACCGCCACCTCCAAGCCCGCCACCGCCACCAACTCCACCCCCAGCTCCTACACCACCACCAAATCCACTTCCAAAACCACCTCCTCCACCAACACCTCCACCGCCACCTCCGCCCCCGCCTCCTCCAAACCCACCACCGAATCCACCTTCCTTCCCAACACCTACGAATGTTTTCTCGTCATTCTTATTACTTACATCCCTGCCAACAACACTCGCTACGAGAATATGAAAGCAAAACAAAGATAACAAAGTAACTCTTCTAATGCCACGAACCATTTTTCGCTTGTACTTCAAGAGAGTGAGCTCTCGTTGATGAGAACATCAAGGCCACAATGGTTTTTATAAGCCattttatttgcattaaatTGTCACAACCACTAACTGCTCTTATTGGTAATATCATAAATGCTCCTACGATAATAGGCTAGCTAATGGCCCCTctctacttctttttttttttttttcccttggaTTCACGTAAAACAGTAAAAGACTCCAATAATTCGCAACTAGTTTGTACACGGCAAGGCCAGTCTGACACATGCAATTGCTTATTGCATGTCTTCGTAAAAGCGACTTCTTTGTACTCAAACATTTATTTGAAAGCACAGTTATTTGTTTCTGTATTTGTGTAAGGTACTAAACTAGATGGGCTCTGATTAATAATTGACTCAAAAACTTGATTCCTATTCGCAATCTTATTTGCTTTAAAAACCAAAACCGGGGCAGCCGTAAATAAGGACCTAAAACTGATAAATAGAATTATAGAAGCGTTACctaaatattcaaataatttataggATTTTGAATCCAAAGTAGGTTCTCTTGCTTATCCATGCATGGATGAACGCATGTGCTTGGTAGATGAAGAAGTTAttgcattttaaataaaaatcctcCATTTTCAAACACATTATTAATGGCTCTTATCAAACAAACAGAAAACGAGTTAGTAGCTGAGCCCCTTCATTTTGTCTATAAATACCAACATGTCACGTTCCTAGATTTGAGTTGATGTTAAAATtgatcattttaatttatcgttttaaaataaataaattttggtgTCCAATTACAGTTGCTagcaaataaattttgtgtcCACGTACAGTTACCAGAGCTCAATGATGATATATACGATGCCTGGTCTTAATCTAAACCTAAATGCTGAGTCTATAGAAGCCAACCCAAGGAGAGaattaaatatagaaaaaaaaaattcagtaaaGACTCCTTTGAAGAACTCATCGAGAAGCAATGGGAATGCGGAATCCATGAataacaaattgaagaactaAAATTGTCATTTAGAGCTTAGTCGAATGATTTTCAAGCCGCTTATTGAGCTGGCCGCCTAAGTTTGAATTCTCACAAGGTAAGAGATTACAAATTAGTTTAGTCTTGCCCACTCTTCTACcttttctctttaaaaaaaaaaaaaaaatctaagaaCCAAACTAGTCTTTTATTCAAGGAGGTATCATACTTAAAAGTATGTTCATGAGTTGCAGgttgtttatgttttatttacataatgtGTGTGACCCACTTATGGATAATTTGACTTTTATTACCGTATAAGAGCTTAACTCATGATCAAAAGCTagttcataaaatttatagttgCTCAAAGTTTATACTCTTGTCTCAACATTCTTTCTCTCCAATGTGAAAAGAGTCTCCCTAGCATACCAAAACTCTCTGTCAAC encodes:
- the LOC102615763 gene encoding protein NPGR2-like isoform X1, with the protein product MRIKSWISKRFGIRPKIRKMIKCICSREQLRVDELISSSESLATRDYSASGFSSRAGEMDAKVDNSNIEEAESSLRESGYLNYEEARALLGRLEFQKGSIEAALHVFEGIDVTAVTSRMKVSLSRRCDQNRRRSQSDAAPPMSMHAVSLLLEAIFLKTKSLQGLGRFEEACQSCKVILDTVEHALPEGLPGNQSIDCKLQGTLNKAVELLPELYKLAGDPDETILSYRRALLYYWNLDIETTARIEKKFAVFLLYSGTDASPPNLRLQMELSFVPRNNIEEAVLLLLILLKKIVLGKIEWDPSIIDHLSFALSVSGELWTLAHQVEELLPGVMGNKKRYCTLALCYLGEGEHMVALNLLRNLLDPGENSDCNLELLVASKICAENKVCIEEGITYARKALSMLQGKCRQMASIANCLLGVLLSSQSRSVVSDSKRILKQSQALVALETAEKTMRERDPYIIYHLCLENAEQRKLDVALYYAKQLLNLEARSNVKGYLLLARVLSARKQFADAESVINDSLDQTGKWDQGELLRTKAKLQIAQGRLKNAIETYVNLLAVLQFRKKSFSAGKNLVKNRQNHDRSLEMETWHDLANVYTSLSQWRDAEVCLSKSKAINPYSASGWHSTGLLYEAKGLQQEALVSFRKALDAEPNHVPSLVSIARVLRQIGGESMATIRCFLTDALRLDRTNTTAWYNLGLLYKTYAGASALEAVECFEAAALLEESAPVEPFR
- the LOC102615763 gene encoding protein NPGR2-like isoform X2, whose translation is MVGGIPLWYGHFLNECFYIGDSDSNVFCFIVAKIQQEARALLGRLEFQKGSIEAALHVFEGIDVTAVTSRMKVSLSRRCDQNRRRSQSDAAPPMSMHAVSLLLEAIFLKTKSLQGLGRFEEACQSCKVILDTVEHALPEGLPGNQSIDCKLQGTLNKAVELLPELYKLAGDPDETILSYRRALLYYWNLDIETTARIEKKFAVFLLYSGTDASPPNLRLQMELSFVPRNNIEEAVLLLLILLKKIVLGKIEWDPSIIDHLSFALSVSGELWTLAHQVEELLPGVMGNKKRYCTLALCYLGEGEHMVALNLLRNLLDPGENSDCNLELLVASKICAENKVCIEEGITYARKALSMLQGKCRQMASIANCLLGVLLSSQSRSVVSDSKRILKQSQALVALETAEKTMRERDPYIIYHLCLENAEQRKLDVALYYAKQLLNLEARSNVKGYLLLARVLSARKQFADAESVINDSLDQTGKWDQGELLRTKAKLQIAQGRLKNAIETYVNLLAVLQFRKKSFSAGKNLVKNRQNHDRSLEMETWHDLANVYTSLSQWRDAEVCLSKSKAINPYSASGWHSTGLLYEAKGLQQEALVSFRKALDAEPNHVPSLVSIARVLRQIGGESMATIRCFLTDALRLDRTNTTAWYNLGLLYKTYAGASALEAVECFEAAALLEESAPVEPFR
- the LOC102616248 gene encoding glycine-rich cell wall structural protein codes for the protein MVRGIRRVTLLSLFCFHILVASVVGRDVSNKNDEKTFVGVGKEGGFGGGFGGGGGGGGGGGVGGGGGFGSGFGGGVGAGGGVGGGGGLGGGGGGGLGGGHGVGGGAGGGFGKGGGVGGGIGKGGGLGGGIGKGGGLGGGIGKGGGFGGGIGKGGGIGKGGGLGGGIGKGGGFGGGIGKGGGLGGGIGKGGGLGGGIGKGGGLGGGIGKGGGLGGGIGKGGGLGGGIGKGGGLGGGIGKGGGVGGGIGKGGGLGGGIGKGGGIGGGIGKGGGFGGGTGGGGGIGGGGGFGKGGGIGGGFGKGGGVGGGIGGGSGGGFGGGFGGGGGGGGGGGFGGGGGGGIGRH